A region from the Gymnogyps californianus isolate 813 chromosome 14, ASM1813914v2, whole genome shotgun sequence genome encodes:
- the SLC6A7 gene encoding sodium-dependent proline transporter, with amino-acid sequence MKKIRQQHLREPVTPELLVSPSSQDGDLGSECPEDRGNWTGRLDFLLSCIGYCVGLGNVWRFPYRAYTNGGGAFLVPYFIMLAICGIPIFFMELSLGQFSSLGPLAVWKISPLFKGVGMGTILIVSLVAIYYNMIIAYVLFYLFASLTSDLPWQHCGNWWNTDLCLDHHVIKAGNTTFPVNITNTVSPSEEYWSRYVLHIQGSSGIGDPGRIRWNLCLCLLLSWTIVYLCILKGVKSSGKVVYFTATFPYLILVMLLIRGVTLEGAWKGIQFYLTPQFDHLLSSKVWIEAALQIFYSLGVGFGGLLTFASYNTFHQNIYRDTFIVTLGNAITSILAGFAIFSVLGYMSQELGVPVNQVAKAGPGLAFVVYPQAMTMLPLSPFWSFLFFFMLLTLGLDSQFAFMETIVTAVTDEFPYYLRPKKASFSAVICISLFLMGLILTTEGGMYWLVLLDDYSAGFGLMVVVITTCLVVTRVYGMKRFCRDVHMMLGFRPGPYFRACWMVLSPATMMALLVYNIVKYQPSEYGSYRFPAWAEVLGILMGVLSCLTIPVGMVVAVLREEGTLWERVQQASRPTMDWGPSLEENRTGMYVASLAGSQSPKPLMVHMRKYGGITSYENTAIEVDREMEEEESMM; translated from the exons ATGAAGAAGATTCGGCAGCAGCATCTCCGGGAG CCGGTGACACCAGAGCTCCTGgtgagccccagcagccaggaCGGGGACCTGGGCTCCGAGTGCCCGGAAGACAGAGGGAACTGGACGGGGCGGCTggatttcctcctctcctgcatcGGATACTGCGTGGGCCTCGGAAACGTCTGGAGGTTCCCCTACAGGGCTTACACCAATGGAGGAG GAGCTTTCTTGGTTCCTTACTTCATCATGCTAGCCATCTGCGGGATCCCCATCTTCTTCATGGAGCTGTCACTTGGCCAGTTCTCCAGCCTGGGGCCACTCGCTGTCTGGAAGATAAGCCCTCTCTTTAAAG gcGTTGGCATGGGCACGATCCTCATCGTCTCCCTGGTGGCCATTTACTACAATATGATCATTGCTTACGTTCTCTTCTACCTCTTTGCATCCCTCACAAGCGACTTGCCCTGGCAGCACTGCGGCAACTGGTGGAATACCGACCTGTGCCTAGACCACCACGTCATCAAGGCGGGGAACACCACCTTCCCCGTCAACATCACCAACACCGTCAGCCCCAGCGAGGAGTACTGGAG CCGGTATGTCCTGCACATCCAAGGGAGCTCTGGGATCGGGGATCCTGGGAGGATCCGCTGGAACCTGTGTCTGTGCCTGCTCCTTTCTTGGACTATCGTCTATTTGTGCATCCTAAAGGGAGTCAAATCCTCTGGCAAG GTTGTGTACTTCACCGCCACCTTCCCGTACCTCATCCTGGTGATGCTGCTTATTCGTGGCGTGACCCTGGAGGGGGCATGGAAGGGGATCCAGTTTTACCTCACACCCCAGTTTGATCACTTGCTGTCTTCGAAG GTGTGGATTGAGGCAGCTCTGCAGATTTTCTACTCCCTTGGAGTAGGCTTTGGGGGCCTCCTCACCTTTGCCTCGTACAACACCTTCCATCAGAATATCTACAG GGACACCTTCATAGTGACCCTGGGCAATGCCATCACCAGCATCCTGGCAGGGTTTGCCATCTTCTCTGTTTTGGGATACATGTCCCAGGAACTTGGGGTCCCTGTTAACCAGGTGGCAAAAGCAG GTCCTGGCCTGGCTTTTGTGGTGTACCCCCAGGCCATGACAATGCTCCCCCTTTCTCCATTCTGgtctttcctgttcttcttcATGCTGTTAACCTTGGGCCTGGACAGCCAG TTTGCCTTTATGGAGACCATCGTTACAGCAGTGACAGACGAATTTCCCTACTACCTGCGGCCAAAGAAAGCTTCTTTCTCAGCTGTCATCTGCATCTCCCTCTTCTTGATGGGGCTCATCCTCACAACAGAG GGTGGGATGTACTGGCTGGTTCTACTGGATGACTACAGCGCTGGCTTTGGTCTCATGGTGGTGGTGATCACAACCTGCCTCGTGGTGACACGTGTCTATG gcaTGAAGAGGTTCTGCCGAGATGTCCACATGATGCTGGGCTTCAGACCAGGGCCCTACTTCAGAGCCTGCTGGATGGTCCTGTCCCCAGCAACGATGATG GCTCTGCTGGTGTACAACATCGTCAAGTACCAGCCCTCCGAGTACGGCAGCTACCGCTTCCCCGCCTGGGCTGAGGTCTTAGGCATCCTCATGGGAGTCCTTTCCTGCCTGACGATTCCCGTGGGCATGGTGGTGGCCGTGCTCCGAGAAGAAGGGACGCTGTGGGAG CGAGTCCAGCAAGCCAGCCGGCCCACCATGGACTGGGGCCCGTCACTGGAGGAGAACCGGACAGGCATGTACGTGGCGAGCCTGGCCGGCAGCCAGTCCCCCAAGCCACTGATGGTCCACATGCGGAAATACGGGGGCATCACCAGCTACGAGAACACGGCCATCGAGGTGGACcgggagatggaggaggaggagtctATGATGTGA